The Cutaneotrichosporon cavernicola HIS019 DNA, chromosome: 3 region CTCACCGCGCTCAGCCAAGTGAGTAACGTCCTTGTCACGCGCCATATTCGATATTGGTCTATGCTGCAGATAAATACATCCTCTATCATGGTTCATGGTTCCTGTGTGGACCGTTTTAGTCCTTGGGGCCGATCATGAGCTCGGGGCggacgaccttgtcgaAGTCCTCGGCCGAGATGAGGCCAGAGTCGAGGGCAGACTGGCGGAGAGTAATGCCCTTCTTGTGCGCGTTCTTCGCGATCGCGGCAGCGTTGTCGTAGCCCAACGTAGAGTTAAGGCACGTGACCAACTGATCGCGCGTTAGCGTCACGAACACGAACAGAAGACGAAGAGAAACAGCGTCGGCAGGTGTTGGAGCTGTAGGCGAGTGGTGGCAGGTGgtggacgacctcgacccgacctccaccctcacctccaccaggcATGTGCCTCCACACACCTGTCCAATTCACCCCCCGTCCAATCAATTGAAGAACTCACCATAAGCGACTCGTGGAGGAGCTGTTCGATGCGGTCCTTGTTGGCGGTGATGCCGACAACGCAGTTCTTGGTGAACGAGCGCGAACCGtcagcgaggaggcggatggagcggaggaggttggcAATCATGACAGGCTTGAACACGTTGAGCTCGAACTGGCCCTGCGTGCCAGCAAGCGAGATGGCGGCGTTGTTGCCAATGACCTGGGCGCAGACCATGGTAAGGGCCTCGCACTGGGTGGGGTTGACCTTGCCAGGCATGATCGACGATCCGGGCTCGTTCTcggggaggttgagctcgccaagacCGCAGCGGGGGCCGGAACCGAGGTAGCGGATGTCCTGGGCGATCTTGAAGAGCGACGAGGCAACAACGTTGAGCTGGCCCGAAGCCTCGACGATAGCGTCGTGAGCAGCGAGAGCCTCAAACTtgttggggttggtgaCGAAGGGGAAGCCGGTGATCTTGGCGATCTcggaggcgacggcggtgTCAAAGCCCTTGCGGGTGTTGAGACCAGTACCGACGGCAGTGCCGCCctgggcgagctggaggaggtgctTGAGCGAcgactcgacgcgctcgatgccgcgctcgacctggGTCACGTAGCCCGAGAACTCCTGGCCGAGAGTGAGGGGGGTAGCGTCCTGGAGATGGGTGCGGCCAATCTTGATAATGTCGGCAAactcgtcgcgcttggcggcaAGAGCGTCACGGAGCTCCTTGAGGgcggggacgaggagggtgttGATCTCAACAACGGCAGCAACGTGCATGGCAGTGGGGAAGGTGTCGTTGGACGACTGCGACATGTTGACGTGGTCGTTGGGGTGGACGGGCGTCTTGGAGCCGCGCtcaccgccgaggagctcgatGGCACGGTTCGAGATGACCTCGTTGACGTTCATGTTGGACTGGGTGCCCGAGCCGGTCTGGAAGACGACAAGCGGGAACTCGTCAATGAGCTTGCCCGAGatgacgtcgtcggcagcctccgagatggccttggcgacctTGGGGTCAAGGCCGTAGGTCTCGTTGACGTGGGCGGCAGCCTTCTTGAGGACACCAAACGCCTTGATGAGAGGAGGGGGCATGCGCTCAGTGGGGCCGCCAATGTCAAAGTTCTGGATCGAACGCTGGGTCTGCGCACCCCAGTAGCGCTCAACGGGCACCTGGAGAGGGCCGAAGGtgtcgcgctcctcgcggaaCTGCTGGGCCAtgatggacgaggtggtGAAGGTGCGGGTCGCGCGGGGAAGGGCGCGAAGCTAGAGGAAAGAGTTAGTACGTGACGCGTTGAGCTGGTCAAGGAGAGGAGATGTAGATGGAGAGCAAGGTGGGAGATGCGGAGATGCGGAGATGCGGAGGAGAGTGGACGATGTTATAAAAAGATGACGGTGGAAGACACGCGCGTGGTGAACGTGATGTCTGGACCGTGTCGATGAAGGTGGAGATGGGTGTTTCTGGTTGATGCATGAACCCCCGGGgtgagatgagatgggGGAGCCTGGGCGGGGAGATGTGTGGGAGCCGTGCTGATCCACTGGTGTGGTAGTGACCCATGACCCCCTGTAGAGGAGACCCCCTCATAGACCCGTGTGAACAAGACACATCGTCCGCTTCCGGTTATACCGAAAGAGCGGGTGGTATGAGCTAGGCGAGCGTGGGAGAGAAGAGCCTTGAGCCTGGCGTCTGGTATGGAAGGGAAAGGAAGGGGTTGGTTAGTTACTCACGCCGGCGGAAGAACGAGACGCGAGCATCGTTTTAGAACGTTCGACTTTTGGTGATGAGTAGAGAAAGAGAAGCGACGAGCAAAACAGAAAGAGCAGCCCTTATTCCTTTATCAGATCAAAGTGGTTGCATGCACTCGTAGGCAGGTCAGGCAAGCCCAAGCAGGTTAGACAGGCTGGTGAGGGCAAAGGGAGTGTGGTTGGGTTATACCCCGACTGTCCGACCCGTATAACCCGTAAACCCCActcccccacctccccagTTCAATATTTTGAATCTTGGCCGTAAGGCCATAACCCTCTCACCTCTCACCATACTCTGTGTGACCGCACtgaccgcctcgtcggtgcTTCTCGGACCTTTATCATCCGCCCGATCTAATCCGATCTCTAGAAAGACACACCCTGCGGAACTCCTACCTCCTGCCCCCCTGCCCGAGCTGCCGGCACCGCCCGTTCCTTGCCGACAAAGCGGGGCGGTAAATCCGGCCCCACCCAAAGGCACTTTAATTGACGTGGATTTCCGTCATCTCTTATCGGGGTTACATGATAATAAGTGGCGACCCACGTGGTCGTGCCTGCTGAGCTGATTGTAATGTCTCGTGACTGCTTGCACCTGAGGCGTTGATCTAGTAAGACTCGCGACTGACCtcttgccacccaactcgaTCACAAACCTTAGTCGTCAtccatcttcctcttcctcctccccctcctcctcctcctcctccttcttcatcCACCAAGTCTCTTGTTATGGAGTCCGCAAAGTGAGTGAACGCGATTCATACCTGACCCCAGACCGCCAGTACGGCGAACATATGGCCGGCGCACGGCATCGTCCCCGCCACGGAAACTCATGCTCTTCACGCCTCCACCATCATCACCGCGCCTCGCGTCCCAAGAAGAATCCCCGACGCGTCCATACCCAATGTCCTCACCCACACCCGCATCACAAGTGCAGTATTCACCAACCCCAAAGCGCatcctcgactcggaccCAGTCGAGGTCCCGTCCAAGCGTGCACGGCCATTATCGGGTTTCGACTCCAACCTCCCGCCCAAGGAGGAACCGAAACAGGCGACGCTCGCGTCGTTCTTTGGGCCGATCAAGCGCGCGCGTGCTACCccttcatcctcctctccatccactccgccaacctccaagagcaagctcaagctcggtAGCAAGGACAGGACTAAACTCACCCAACTTCACTTCATGAACGGTGCGCAGCGCTCCTGCACCGAATGCGGCATGTCCTATAtgcgaggaggggaagacgACCGCACACACGCGGCACACCACGCTCGTGTAACCCGCGGCATCCCCTTCCCTAAGAGTCGGGGTGGAGTCAGCGCCGGCGCGATCTCCTGGAGCGGGGGAAGtgcccgcctcctcgtgACTGAAGGGCGATGGGAAGACGTACACTCCACAGTGGATGGCGtcctctccgcctcgccccTCACACCCAAGATGAGGGACGCGTGTAAGCTCGTCTTGGCAATCACGTCTTCTCCACCACCAAACGCAAAGCGTGCCAAGGTTGACGGGCGGGAACGAATcgttggcgtcgtcgtcgcgcagcCCATCAAGACTGCCATGCGAGTCCTCcgcagcggcgaggacgttgaggacaaggtcgacagcggtggcggtgtTGTGTGCGAGTACGTCTGCTTCGGCGCGTGTaacaagctgacaccagacccACACCGCTTCCGACGCCACTGGGTATCCACCGCCTGTTCGTTGTTCCAGCTTACCGTGGATGCGGGCTGGCACGCGTGATGCTCGATGCTGCAGCCGCGCATACCGTTTACGGATGCCGGTTCGACCCGACTGCCGGCGATGTCGCGTTTTCCCAGCCGACAGACAGCGGGCGCGCCGTCATGCAGGCGTGGGGCAAGGGCGGCGTTCGCGTGTTCGACGAGGGACAGTTGTAGAAGGGTACATTGAGGGGCAACGGGTATAtcggagggcgagagcagCGCAGTTGAATAGGTGTACATTCCTTGACATTGACTCTTTGCATGACTTGTCCATCATCATTTGTATCATCATCATTTGTAACATCATGCATTGTACTGTACGTTGCAATCACATCACTATCGCCAGAGCGGAGGTGGATGGCACGACCAACGTCACGGTGCCTGATCGATTTGCCCCCGCACATTCGGCCCGTTGTGTCGTGCCCAACTGCCAGCTGTCTGGAATGATCCTGATATCCTGAACCCCAGCAAGGCAAGTTGTCTTATCCACTCCTTGCTACTACCCATTACCCTCACACAATGTCGACGTCCCCGCCCACTCACGAACACTACCTCGTCGTTGGAGGATGCGGATTCCTGGGCCGGCACattgtcgacgcgctcctcggtcgCGGCGAGACCAATGTCGCCGTGTTTGACATTGTGCAGAGGCATTTTGATGAGTGAGTcgcgcgcctgctcgaTGTGGGCGAGCGTGTCAATCGGGCAAGGATGGCAGGCACGTGTGGGAGAGAGCATGTTTCTACAGAGCTACCGCCACCTCTCAGCGCTGAGAGCTGCCGCCTTCTCCACTCGGTGACATCCAACATGATCGCCGCTTGCTCCTTGGCTTGCATCTCCTCGATTCAATCATTGAATCATTGAATCACAGCTGTACTGCTCCAtacagctgacaccagaaACGTCACTTTCTACACCGGCGACATCTCaaagctcgaggacgttgcGAACGCGATTGCAAAGGCAAGTCTATAACCCCAGTCGCCCTAACCCCAGTCCAGCGCCAAGATTGTGATCCacaccgcctcgccgccccaCGGCCGCGGTCCCGCAGTCTACGAGGCAGTAAACGTAACGGGCACGCAGAACGTCATCGACGCTtgccgcgccgccggcgtACCGAAACTCGTATACACATCTTCAGCCGGGGTCGTCTACTCGGGCAAGGAAGACCTGAtcaacgccgacgagcgcctccCGTACCCAGCCGTGCCGATGGACGCGTACAACGACACCAAGGcgcgggccgaggagctggtACTGCAGGCCAACTCTGAAGGGCTGCTTACCTGTGCTCTCCGCCCATCCGGTATCTTTGGGCCGGGTGACAGACAGGCCATCAGCGGTTTCCATTCGGTCATTAAGAACGGGCAGACCAAATTCCAGATCGGGAGTAACGAGAACCTCTTTGACTGGACTTATGTCGGGAATGTCGCGCACGCacacctcctcgctgccgacAAGTTGGCCGACACCTATCCTGTTGCTGGCCTCCACGAGCCCCTCCCCTGGGTTAACTTGTCGCTTCCCAACCACCGCATTCCTACCTCTGAAGCCCACCCCCTCGGTCCCAATACCAGCCCGAGCCAGCacgatctcctcctcgcccagcggTTTGAGAGTAGCGAAGTCGATCCCGCCGACCTCCGCCCTGTTCTCCGGTCCAAGATGGACCAGTTCGCAGCACTCTCGGACCAGGAGGACGATGCCCCGGGTCCCCGCGTGGCTGGACAGGCGTTCTTTATTAATAATTGCGAGCCGGTCGCTTTCTGGGATTGGACGCGGGCGGTTTGGGCCGCACTCGGTCATATCCCGCCCTACACTATCGTTCTCCCCGCGGCTGTTGgtctcatcctcgccacaCTGGCTGAGATGTGGGCCAAGATCTCCGGAAAGGAGCCGGGCTTTACCCGTTTCCGCGTTACGTTTGCCACGCAGCAGCGATACTACGATAGCGAGcgggcgcgccgcctcctcggaTACACGCCGATCGTGGGGATCAccgacggcctcgaccgctGGACTAAGTGGTATGctgaggagctcaaggcgaCCGAGGGCGTTGAGGCCGAGTCGGCCAAGACCAAGTAGAGGCGGGTGATACATAGTCCGAACTAATATGCAGCGTGTACGTGGGTACGTGAGTACGTGGTACGTTGGACAGGTTGCATTGGTATATCACAGTGGGCGGTACCTGAATGGGGCAAATGTGTTCTATGACGGGCAGTAGCAAGGCTCTTTCAAGAACGGGCAGGTCGTATCACGAACAACACCCTTCTGAGGGTGTGGGTGAACATGACCTTGTACAATAGTCACGGGCAGCGGAGCAGGGGGTGGAAAATGAAGGAATGACTAAAGAAGCCCAAGGGTTATGCGGAACTGTGGCTTGCAGAATCGGTGTGATGCGGAAACTTGGAACGGCAGAAACTGGCTTTCGCCCCCGGAACAAGAAGTCTGATGAGCTCTCCACGGATCTGGTCTGTCATCCCCGGATACAGTGGTTGAGACCTGGGCACGCCCCTGGCGCCCGCTGGTTGAAGAGCTTCAGTGCTTGCGTGTCGGGTCGGGCGCCGGCACATCCTCAACGTCGAAGGCAGATTCAACCCAGCCATCGTCCGCCCACATAACCCCGCCAACCAGCCTGGCAGCCTCCCTGGCGAAATTGAAGTCGTAGAAGAAAGTGCCCGATTCCGCCCAGCGTTTAGACATTTCCTGGGCGGTTGGCCCCCAGGGGAGGTTTGAAAACACCTGGATGGCTGTGGTCCAGCGTGGGGTTGAGCAGAGATGGTGAATATGGAGGGGACACGCACACATGCTGTTGGTGCTAGTTCTCTCACACAGAATGGCACCAAGGCATCCAAGTTGGAATAGCTTGAGGATGGCATGGCGGACAGTGTAGGCATCAAAAGTTTCACCAAGCACGTTGATGTTTCTGAGGTGGTCCTCAAAGTTGTCTTTCAAACGGAGGATGCGTTCGAAAGGCTCGAGTTGGAATTTAAACTCGACATTCTGGACCTGTCTGACGGGACCCAGGGCGCCTCCTTCGATGATTGTAAAGGACCAGCGGCGCTTGGTTTTGCCCCTACGAAAGAGGTAGACGCCTTTCTCTCGACAGAGGTTGTGGATACACTCCAGGTTCGTGCTGGAGAGGACTTTCTGAGGTCAGATGCGAGTCATGCACAACGAAACTAACCCAAAAGCCGAGGATCGTTACCGTCAACGCGCTTTCTGAGAGTGAATCCCTTCTCAAGTTGAGAATATCGTCCTGGCACGTCAGTGGCGTTCTCTCGTCTGCTGTCTCACCCAAAGCGGACCGCCGAGTATGGCGTAAGCAAGCCATGGTTCTGTGAGAATCAGGGCACCCATAAAGGCGCACTCGATGGGAAACGCATTGTTGACCATGATGAGCCACATTCGATCGTGGATGGCACTGTCCTTGTCCACACGAAGGAAAGGATGGCGTTTCGGCTTAAGATCGTCGTACGGCTCCTCGTCAGAAACTGTGGGCAGTGAGTTGACTGATGGGGCCGACTGGACAACCTGAGTGTCGAGCGGGGGTGTGTCGAGCGGGTGTGTGTCGAGCAGGAGTGTGTCGAGCGGGAGTGTGTCGAGCGGGGGTGTGTTGAGCGGCGGTTTGGACGATTTACCCTTCTTGTTCTTCTTCCCCATGACGCGAAGCTTGGGCGGCACCGAGTGACAGGGAACAAAATGGGAGTTTGTCTAAGtgaggatgaaggagaTCTGGGCAGACTCTTCGAGGTTTGAaaagagaagagagagagaggtggGAAGTGGGATGTGGTTAGAACAGAGAACTGCAAGTGGTACAGTACAGATACGAGGGCAGGAAGGAAACACAAAAAGAAGAGAGAGAAAGTGAAGAACAACGACAAATGATGTAAGTTGTGCGATTAAGATAGTGCGTGCGAGGGTTGAGTCAACcaaggcgaggaaggcagcGAGATCCATAGATAGCGTGGGAGTTGGCagcgagtgcgagtgcgagtgcgagtgcgagAAACAAGGATGCCACACTTGAAAAGCGGTTCCCACTTTGGCGCCAAGAGTGGTAGAGTGGCAGAGTGGCAGAGTTGTAGCGTGACTAACAAGCCAAAAAGCTAACATTGTTCAACCCCACGTGCCTAACATTCGTCAATCCGTCGACGAACCGTTGGACAGTCGATGATGTGTGATGTGTGAGTTATACAGCTACAATATGCATATTGCAAAGTGGTCTTGCTCTATTGGGTCTCAAAGGTGTCATCACCCACATGGTCGAGTGCATTGCAATCAGAAGGTAGTGACGTAGAGCAGTTTTGCAGTCTTGTAGAGAGTGATCTATTGCGAGAGCGGAATCAAATAAGTGTAAAGTAAAAGGGAAAGCAGCCTTGAGGCAGAGCCGAGGCCGAACTGCCGCGCACACACAAACCCCCCAACACGCTTTACCCTGACGCGTCAGTCAGTCGCCTCTGTCACTCTGTAAGCCTCTCGGGCTCTCGCACCCTCACCTAGGTACACCAAGTATGATCAAACACACTTGAATATGAACGAGAGACTACGGCCCACAACCCAGTACTaaccccctcccccccccgtccttcctcccccgtccttcctcccccccgTCTAGGCCCCACCAACTCGCTTCGTTGTCACTTCGGCATATCAACACGGCCCGCTTCTCTTACCTTCCAACTCGCTTGACTCCACCCCGTACCCCCACTTGCCACTCAATCGACGCTTCAAATCCATTTGAGCCTCAACGACAACGACCACGACCGGCATTGGACACTTCGTTTCACTCCTACAAACCCCCCTTTTTACAACCTTTGGTGCTTTGGCAAACCAACTTGACTTTTGACATTCAACCCAACTacccttcccttcccttccttGCCTCAAACCAACCAACTCGCACTCAAAACCACGGCATATCTCGCATTCCACTGTAAACGACTCTCCCACTCCATTGTAtcaccacaccacacctCACCTCGCTCGGCGCAACCCTACAAGGCAACACCGAGATGGACAGCGACCTCATCGCACTCGTCAACAAGCTCCAGGACACGTTCAACGCcatcggcggcgacgcagTTGACCTGCCGCagatcgtcgtcgttggcTCCCAGTCGTCGGGCAAGTCGTCCGTCCTCGAGACTATTGTCGGACGCGACTTTCTTCCTCGCGGCTCGGGCATCGTGACCCGCCGcccactcgtcctccaACTCATTCACACCTCTGGCCTTGGCGGAGCCACTCAGGCGAGCACGTCGCAAGGTGGCCGCAGCTCGCCAGACCGCaacacgctcgacgacgggtACCTTCCagacctcggcggcggcaagtCTGGCTCAGGCCGCTCGATGGGCGGCGACACTGGCATCGACTATGCCGAAttcctccacctcaaccGCCGTTTcaccgactttgacgaggtcCGTCGGGAGATTGAGGCCGAGACCTTCCGCGTTGCTGGCCAGAACAAGGTGAGTCCGCATACGTGTGCTCGTGGCGCCGATGAGCTCTACTGACGACCTCCGCAGGGCGTCTCAAAGCTGCCCATCAACCTCAAAATCTACGGACCAGGTGTACTCAACCTCACCCTTGTCGACCTTCCTGGTCTCACCAAGGTGCCCGTTGGCGACCAGCCTAGCGACATTGAGCGCCAGATCAAGAacctcgtgctcgactACATCACCAACCCCAATGCGTGCGTTGCAGTGTGCTTGTGACAAACTAACACCAGGGTCATCCTCGCTGTTTCCCCGGCCAACGTCGACCTGGCCAACTCTGACGCTCTCAAGCTGGCGCGCACGGTCGACCCCCGTGGCCTTCGCACGCTCGGTGTGCTCACAAAGCTCGACCTCATGGACGCCGGGAccaacgccctcgacgTTCTCACCGGGCGGACATACCCGCTCAAGCTCGGGTTTATTGGTGTCGTGAACCGCTCGCAACAAGacatcaacctcgacctgccgatggaggacgcgcgccgCAAGGAAGAAGAGTTCTTCACGCAGCACCCTGTGTACCGCAACATTTCTCACCGCTGCGGCACGCGCTTCCTGGCCAAGACTCTCAACTCTGTGCGCACCTTGTTTGAGCTCCACTGACCCCAGGTGCTCATGAACCACATCCGGGAAAAGCTCCCAGACATGAAGGCGCGTCTCAACACGTTGATGGGTCAGACGCAGCAGGAGCTCAACTCGTTTGGCGATgcaaccttcctcggcgagcaACACCGCGGCTCGCTTATCCTCAAGCTCATGACCGAGTTTGCCCGAGACTTTGTCTCGTCCATCGAGGGTACGAGCCTTGACATCTCGACCAAGGAGCTgtgtggcggcgcgcgcatCTACTACATCTTCAACGATGTGTTTGGTCACGCTCTGCAGTCGATCGACCCCACTCAGAACCTCACCGTTACCGACATCCGCACCGCGATCCGCAACTCGACCGGCCCCAGGCCCTCG contains the following coding sequences:
- the FUM1 gene encoding uncharacterized protein (Fumarase C C-terminus), whose product is MLASRSSAGLRALPRATRTFTTSSIMAQQFREERDTFGPLQVPVERYWGAQTQRSIQNFDIGGPTERMPPPLIKAFGVLKKAAAHVNETYGLDPKVAKAISEAADDVISGKLIDEFPLVVFQTGSGTQSNMNVNEVISNRAIELLGGERGSKTPVHPNDHVNMSQSSNDTFPTAMHVAAVVEINTLLVPALKELRDALAAKRDEFADIIKIGRTHLQDATPLTLGQEFSGYVTQVERGIERVESSLKHLLQLAQGGTAVGTGLNTRKGFDTAVASEIAKITGFPFVTNPNKFEALAAHDAIVEASGQLNVVASSLFKIAQDIRYLGSGPRCGLGELNLPENEPGSSIMPGKVNPTQCEALTMVCAQVIGNNAAISLAGTQGQFELNVFKPVMIANLLRSIRLLADGSRSFTKNCVVGITANKDRIEQLLHESLMLVTCLNSTLGYDNAAAIAKNAHKKGITLRQSALDSGLISAEDFDKVVRPELMIGPKD
- a CDS encoding uncharacterized protein (ESCO1/2 acetyl-transferase); its protein translation is MESAKPPVRRTYGRRTASSPPRKLMLFTPPPSSPRLASQEESPTRPYPMSSPTPASQVQYSPTPKRILDSDPVEVPSKRARPLSGFDSNLPPKEEPKQATLASFFGPIKRARATPSSSSPSTPPTSKSKLKLGSKDRTKLTQLHFMNGAQRSCTECGMSYMRGGEDDRTHAAHHARVTRGIPFPKSRGGVSAGAISWSGGSARLLVTEGRWEDVHSTVDGVLSASPLTPKMRDACKLVLAITSSPPPNAKRAKVDGRERIVGVVVAQPIKTAMRVLRSGEDVEDKVDSGGGVVCEPTPLPTPLGIHRLFVVPAYRGCGLARVMLDAAAAHTVYGCRFDPTAGDVAFSQPTDSGRAVMQAWGKGGVRVFDEGQL
- the DNM1 gene encoding uncharacterized protein (Belongs to the TRAFAC class dynamin-like GTPase superfamily. Dynamin Fzo YdjA family) translates to MDSDLIALVNKLQDTFNAIGGDAVDLPQIVVVGSQSSGKSSVLETIVGRDFLPRGSGIVTRRPLVLQLIHTSGLGGATQASTSQGGRSSPDRNTLDDGYLPDLGGGKSGSGRSMGGDTGIDYAEFLHLNRRFTDFDEVRREIEAETFRVAGQNKGVSKLPINLKIYGPGVLNLTLVDLPGLTKVPVGDQPSDIERQIKNLVLDYITNPNAVILAVSPANVDLANSDALKLARTVDPRGLRTLGVLTKLDLMDAGTNALDVLTGRTYPLKLGFIGVVNRSQQDINLDLPMEDARRKEEEFFTQHPVYRNISHRCGTRFLAKTLNSVLMNHIREKLPDMKARLNTLMGQTQQELNSFGDATFLGEQHRGSLILKLMTEFARDFVSSIEGTSLDISTKELCGGARIYYIFNDVFGHALQSIDPTQNLTVTDIRTAIRNSTGPRPSMFVPEVAFDLLVKPQIRLLESPSLRCVELVYEELMKICHNSTSPELQRFPGLHAQLVEVVSELLRERLGPTSDYVSSLIQIQAAYINTNHPDFQAGTAAIARAGAQISLPPPRPLISPDESVLEGDESSSDSDAPLPVNGSTKGHHHGKGSTISVPEARNSGSKILDAAKSGHFRASSHSGPRSPHPGSTQAGLGSSPNHNANNAKETFLNYFFGGPNGPNGMGPGPSGAGHHRRGGPEPRTAATSTHDILPDLGTRRTGGAPGSLDQTNAAFDMKSLSKHIDPSEQPVHLTPKEEMEANLIRSLIANYFSIVRQTIQDLTPKAIMHLLVNFSRDAIQQRLVTQLYKPELFGELLHEDEALVAERTRVKSLLDAYKEAFRVLSEVSLKSS
- the ERG26 gene encoding uncharacterized protein (Male sterility protein) codes for the protein MSTSPPTHEHYLVVGGCGFLGRHIVDALLGRGETNVAVFDIVQRHFDENVTFYTGDISKLEDSSAKIVIHTASPPHGRGPAVYEAVNVTGTQNVIDACRAAGVPKLVYTSSAGVVYSGKEDLINADERLPYPAVPMDAYNDTKARAEELVLQANSEGLLTCALRPSGIFGPGDRQAISGFHSVIKNGQTKFQIGSNENLFDWTYVGNVAHAHLLAADKLADTYPVAGLHEPLPWVNLSLPNHRIPTSEAHPLGPNTSPSQHDLLLAQRFESSEVDPADLRPVLRSKMDQFAALSDQEDDAPGPRVAGQAFFINNCEPVAFWDWTRAVWAALGHIPPYTIVLPAAVGLILATLAEMWAKISGKEPGFTRFRVTFATQQRYYDSERARRLLGYTPIVGITDGLDRWTKWYAEELKATEGVEAESAKTK